A region from the Acidobacteriota bacterium genome encodes:
- a CDS encoding GNAT family N-acetyltransferase, with product MTATRPSNLELRPVSPTDEEFLVRLYGSTREAELALVPWDDAQREMFIRFQYLAQQNHYQTEYPDAQPLLVLFDGQAAGRLYVHRRAHEIRLLDYTLAPAQRANPSGTELIRNLMQEAAAAGKPLNIHLEPLNWAQALFEQLGFVPMTTNGAHVLYEWRADRTA from the coding sequence ATGACTGCCACTAGACCATCAAACCTCGAACTGCGCCCGGTGTCGCCCACCGATGAAGAATTCCTCGTGCGCCTTTATGGCAGCACGCGCGAAGCCGAGTTGGCCTTGGTTCCCTGGGACGACGCACAGCGCGAGATGTTTATCCGCTTTCAATATCTGGCGCAGCAGAATCACTATCAAACCGAATACCCTGACGCGCAACCCTTGCTGGTGCTCTTTGACGGGCAAGCCGCCGGACGCCTCTACGTGCATCGCCGCGCCCACGAAATCCGCCTGCTGGATTACACCCTGGCGCCTGCACAGCGCGCCAATCCGTCGGGGACTGAATTGATCCGTAACCTGATGCAAGAAGCGGCGGCAGCCGGGAAACCGCTGAACATTCATCTGGAACCGTTGAACTGGGCGCAGGCGCTTTTCGAACAACTCGGGTTTGTGCCTATGACAACCAACGGTGCCCACGTCCTGTATGAATGGCGTGCTGACCGAACCGCGTAG
- a CDS encoding GNAT family N-acetyltransferase — protein MALVCSKALSVRLAEPADEMFLYQLYASTRAAELAGYGWNAAQQTAFLQLQFRAQQQHYAAYPNATNHIIEHTDQVFGKPVTHAIGRMLTSRPGGDDPEIRLVDISLLPEHCGKGVGTALLQWLQTEARLNHHALRLHVAPENPARRLYERLGFQLLEDRGSHLFLEWRAAAKEKTVHAG, from the coding sequence ATGGCACTTGTTTGCAGCAAAGCGCTCTCTGTACGGCTGGCCGAACCAGCCGATGAAATGTTTCTTTACCAACTGTACGCCAGCACGCGCGCCGCTGAACTGGCCGGTTATGGCTGGAATGCTGCCCAACAAACCGCGTTCCTGCAATTGCAATTTCGGGCGCAACAACAGCATTACGCGGCTTATCCCAACGCCACCAACCACATCATCGAACATACCGATCAGGTTTTCGGCAAACCGGTGACGCACGCCATCGGACGGATGCTGACCTCACGGCCTGGTGGAGATGATCCTGAAATCCGGTTGGTGGATATTTCGTTGCTGCCCGAACACTGTGGCAAGGGGGTCGGCACGGCGTTGCTGCAATGGTTGCAGACCGAGGCGCGTCTCAATCACCACGCCCTGCGCTTGCACGTCGCGCCTGAAAATCCGGCGCGGCGTTTGTATGAGCGGCTGGGCTTTCAACTGCTCGAAGATCGCGGCTCGCATCTGTTTCTGGAATGGCGCGCCGCCGCCAAGGAGAAAACCGTTCATGCTGGATAG
- a CDS encoding phage tail protein, protein MAEPFLSEIRIMSFGFPPKGWALCDGQLLPINQNQALFSLLGTTYGGDGRVNFALPDLRARAPIHMGQGHTLGERGGEQGHTLSTSELPQHVHFGQVRTANATTGNPTNNLLAGVTTFAYRNNPSNLTALNAASVTAVGGSQAHLNMQPFLVLSFCIALQGIFPSQT, encoded by the coding sequence ATGGCTGAACCTTTCCTGTCCGAAATCAGGATTATGTCCTTCGGTTTTCCGCCCAAAGGCTGGGCGTTATGCGATGGACAACTACTTCCGATCAACCAGAATCAGGCGCTCTTTTCGCTGCTCGGCACGACCTATGGCGGCGATGGTCGGGTGAACTTCGCGTTGCCTGACCTGCGCGCGCGCGCGCCGATTCACATGGGCCAAGGCCATACACTGGGCGAGCGCGGCGGTGAGCAGGGGCACACACTGAGCACGTCTGAGTTGCCGCAGCATGTGCACTTCGGGCAAGTTCGCACAGCGAATGCAACGACTGGCAACCCGACGAACAACTTGCTGGCCGGGGTAACGACCTTCGCCTATCGCAATAACCCCTCGAATCTCACCGCGCTTAACGCGGCGTCGGTCACAGCCGTCGGTGGCAGTCAGGCGCACTTGAACATGCAACCGTTTTTGGTGCTTAGCTTCTGCATTGCGCTGCAAGGCATTTTCCCATCACAAACCTAA